One Gadus morhua chromosome 23, gadMor3.0, whole genome shotgun sequence DNA segment encodes these proteins:
- the pdss1 gene encoding all trans-polyprenyl-diphosphate synthase PDSS1 isoform X3, producing the protein MIVVLMARALNIHSNSKGTDLLPGQRSVAMISEMIHTASLVHDDVIDGSDQRRGKSTINDMWGERKAILAGDFILSAASMALARIGNTTVVSVLSQVIEDLVRGEFMQMGSKENENERFKHYLDKTFKKTASLIANSCRAVSILVNSDPEVHEIAFQYGKNVGIAFQLVDDVLDFTACAAHLGKPSAADLKLGLATGPVLFACQQFPELHSMIMRRFSSQGDVERAWQYVLESDGVEQTSYLARHYCDEAVRQVSRLRPSPERDALIRLTEMVLTRDK; encoded by the exons ATGATAGTGGTGCTGATGGCTCGAGCCCTCAACATCCACAGCAACAGCAAGGG CACTGACCTGCTGCCGGGCCAGCGTTCGGTGGCCATGATCTCGGAGATGATCCACACGGCCAGCCTGGTGCACGACGATGTCATCGACGGGTCGGACCAGCGGCGTGGGAAGAGCACCATCAACGACATGTGGGGCGAGCGCAAG GCCATCCTGGCGGGAGACTTCATCCTATCGGCGGCCTCCATGGCGCTGGCTCGCATCGGGAACACGACGGTGGTGTCGGTGCTGTCGCAGGTCATAGAGGACCTGGTGAGAG GGGAGTTCATGCAGATGGGCTCCAAGGAGAACGAGAACGAGCGCTTCAAGCACTACTTGGACAAGACCTTCAAGAAGACGGCCAGCCTCATCGCCAACAGCTGTCGAGCA GTGTCCATCCTGGTGAACTCTGACCCGGAAGTGCATGAGATAGCGTTCCAGTACGGCAAGAACGTGGGCATTGCGTTCCAG cTGGTGGACGATGTGTTGGACTTCACAGCATGCGCCGCTCACCTGGGGAAGCCGTCGGCGGCCGACCTCAAGCTGGGCCTCGCCACGGGCCCGGTGCTCTTCGCCTGCCAACAG TTCCCTGAGCTCCACTCTATGATCATGAGGCGCTTCTCCTCCCAGGGAGACGTGGAACGCGCCTGGCAGTACGTCCTCGAG AGCGACGGCGTGGAGCAGACTAGCTACCTGGCGAGGCACTACTGCGACGAGGCCGTCCGCCAGGTGAGCAGGCTCCGCCCCTCCCCGGAGCGTGACGCCCTCATCAGGCTCACCGAGATGGTGCTGACCCGGGACAAGTGA
- the LOC115536914 gene encoding sialoadhesin isoform X1, with translation MNLRSAARGFLVFLLSAPALHGNSDGTVTYSTSNVCALGGAMVDISCTYEYADDIQHEEATVNSLWFTKGDKSQPVDLEHDTNYTGRVEYSCGEIHCQHLRCHGTCTLRIKDLRHSDSAVYKFRFTTRHARQYTGDPGVTLSVTDLRVKVSIPSPVSSPDWTKLECLSTCDLAGDPTYIWFRNGFNVGDGKWYWNQPEGGEIFSCAVEGYEHLRSPVVSLQGNNGEGTVTYPQSSLVCTLRGATADLDSTYEYPYDVQYNPTTVKTLWFTKGNKSQHTDLLSDADYTGRVESSCGEVSCTGSRCHGTCTLRIKDLRLTDSATYKFRFTTNHPKGEYPGDPEMTLSVTDLQVKLYFPYAVDPTYAKLNCVKTCGQAGDTPYIWFKNGQNVGRGEHYMDYSQSGNNYSCAVEGYHLRSPLVYAPKTPSVTISPSGEVEEGSSVTLSCSSDANPGATYTWFRLITDHSSRETKQGPYLVFRRILSSDSGRYYCLVQTVLRTTSELINIMVKYGPKHASALPSPSGEIKEGSSVTLSCSSDANPAAEYTWFKNNQPLLWEPSQPHTFPSVRPEDRGTYRCHAENQYGQLGSNSIFMDVKYAPMTPSVTVSPSGEIEEGSSVTLSCSSDANPAAEYTWFKDHGSVRKSGQNHTITNITSELGGNYYCQAHNEIGHHDTTFLFIKVTSSSQRAMVAVTTIGFLLATILLLLAFLWMRRKRSSSKVCGQGGRPDTVEEVLALNNHLAAAPEREEIEEKDDFHYAIPPYGQH, from the exons ATGAATTTAAGATCAGCAGCAAGAGGATTTCTAGTTTTCCTTCTGTCAGCACCAG cGCTTCATGGTAATAGTGACGGGACAGTTACTTACTCAACTAGTAATGTATGTGCTTTAGGAGGAGCAATGGTTGACATCAGCTGCACTTATGAATACGCTGACGACATACAGCACGAAGAAGCAACAGTCAATTCACTGTGGTTTACTAAAGGAGACAAGTCTCAGCCAGTTGATCTGGAACACGATACAAACTATACAGGTCGTGTTGAATACAGCTGTGGAGAGATCCATTGTCAACATCTGAGATGTCATGGAACCTGTACCTTGAGAATCAAAGACCTGAGACATAGTGACTCTGCTGTCTACAAGTTTAGGTTCACAACAAGGCACGCCAGGCAATATACTGGTGACCCTGGAGTCACGTTATCTGTAACAG ATCTCCGGGTGAAGGTGTCCATTCCTTCCCCTGTAAGCAGTCCTGACTGGACAAAGCTGGAGTGTCTCAGTACGTGTGATCTAGCTGGTGACCCTACCTACATCTGGTTTAGGAATGGATTTAATGTAGGAGATGGAAAGTGGTACTGGAACCAACCTGAGGGTGGAGAAATCTTTTCATGTGCTGTTGAAGGATACGAACATCTCCGCTCTCCTGTAGTGT caCTTCAGGGTAATAATGGTGAAGGGACAGTTACTTACCCCCAATCCTCTTTGGTCTGCACGTTAAGAGGAGCAACGGCTGACCTCGACAGCACTTATGAATACCCTTACGACGTACAGTACAACCCTACCACAGTCAAAACACTGTGGTTTACTAAAGGAAACAAGTCTCAGCATACTGATCTGTTAAGTGATGCAGACTATACAGGTCGTGTTGAATCCAGCTGTGGAGAGGTCAGCTGCACCGGGTCCAGATGTCATGGAACATGTACCCTGAGAATCAAAGACCTGAGACTGACTGACTCTGCTACCTACAAGTTTAGGTTCACAACAAACCATCCAAAAGGGGAATATCCTGGTGACCCTGAAATGACGTTATCTGTAACAG ATCTCCAGGTGAAGCTGTACTTTCCTTACGCTGTCGATCCTACCTATGCAAAGCTGAATTGTGTCAAAACGTGCGGTCAAGCTGGTGACACTCCCTACATCTGGTTCAAGAATGGACAGAATGTAGGACGGGGAGAGCACTACATGGACTACAGTCAGTCTGGAAACAACTATTCATGTGCTGTTGAAGGATACCATCTCCGCTCTCCTTTAGTGT acgctccaaagaccccctcagtgaccataagtccctctggtgaagtagaggagggcagttcagtgactctgagctgcagcagtgatgccaacccaggaGCTACCTACACCTGGTTCAGGTTAATTACAGATCATTCCTCCAGGGAGACGAAGCAGGGACCATACCTCGTCTTCAGAAGGATCCTGTCTTCAGACTCTGGACGATACTACTGTCTAGTTCAGACTGTGCTAAGGACAACATCTGAGTTGATCAATATTATGGTGAAAT ATGGGCCTAAACACGCATCAGCGTTACcaagtccctctggtgaaataaaggagggcagttcagtgactctgagctgcagcagtgatgccaacccagcagctgagtacacctggttcaagaaCAACCAACCTCTGCTCTGGGAACCAAGTCAACCTCATACCTTCCCCTCAGTCCGCCCTGAAGACAGAGGAACATACCGCTGTCACGCAGAGAACCAATATGGACAACTGGGCTCGAACTCGATATTCATGGATGTCAAGT ACGCTCCAAtgaccccctcagtgaccgtgagtccctctggtgaaatagaggagggcagttcagtgactctgagctgcagcagtgatgccaacccagcagctgagtacacctggttcaaggatCATGGCTCAGTGAGAAAATCAGGGCAGAACCACACCATCACGAATATCACATCTGAGCTTGGAGGAAACTACTACTGCCAAGCTCATAATGAAATCGGACATCATGACACTACCTTTTTGTTCATTAAAG tgacatcatcatcacagaGAGCAATGGTAGCTGTAACAACCATTGGTTTCTTACTGGCCACCATACTCCTCCTTCTCGCCTTCCTATGGATGAG AAGAAAGAGGTCCTCCAGCAAAGTAtgtggacagggaggaaggccagataccgtggaggag GTCTTAGCTCTGAACAATCACTTGGCTGCTGCACCAGAGAGAGAAGAAATAGAAGAGAAAGATGACTTTCACTATGCCATTCCACCCTATGGTCAACATTAA
- the LOC115536914 gene encoding sialoadhesin isoform X2 — MNLRSAARGFLVFLLSAPALHGNSDGTVTYSTSNVCALGGAMVDISCTYEYADDIQHEEATVNSLWFTKGDKSQPVDLEHDTNYTGRVEYSCGEIHCQHLRCHGTCTLRIKDLRHSDSAVYKFRFTTRHARQYTGDPGVTLSVTDLRVKVSIPSPVSSPDWTKLECLSTCDLAGDPTYIWFRNGFNVGDGKWYWNQPEGGEIFSCAVEGYEHLRSPVVSLQGNNGEGTVTYPQSSLVCTLRGATADLDSTYEYPYDVQYNPTTVKTLWFTKGNKSQHTDLLSDADYTGRVESSCGEVSCTGSRCHGTCTLRIKDLRLTDSATYKFRFTTNHPKGEYPGDPEMTLSVTDLQVKLYFPYAVDPTYAKLNCVKTCGQAGDTPYIWFKNGQNVGRGEHYMDYSQSGNNYSCAVEGYHLRSPLVYAPKTPSVTISPSGEVEEGSSVTLSCSSDANPGATYTWFRLITDHSSRETKQGPYLVFRRILSSDSGRYYCLVQTVLRTTSELINIMVKYGPKHASALPSPSGEIKEGSSVTLSCSSDANPAAEYTWFKNNQPLLWEPSQPHTFPSVRPEDRGTYRCHAENQYGQLGSNSIFMDVKYAPMTPSVTVSPSGEIEEGSSVTLSCSSDANPAAEYTWFKDHGSVRKSGQNHTITNITSELGGNYYCQAHNEIGHHDTTFLFIKVTSSSQRAMVAVTTIGFLLATILLLLAFLWMRKRSSSKVCGQGGRPDTVEEVLALNNHLAAAPEREEIEEKDDFHYAIPPYGQH; from the exons ATGAATTTAAGATCAGCAGCAAGAGGATTTCTAGTTTTCCTTCTGTCAGCACCAG cGCTTCATGGTAATAGTGACGGGACAGTTACTTACTCAACTAGTAATGTATGTGCTTTAGGAGGAGCAATGGTTGACATCAGCTGCACTTATGAATACGCTGACGACATACAGCACGAAGAAGCAACAGTCAATTCACTGTGGTTTACTAAAGGAGACAAGTCTCAGCCAGTTGATCTGGAACACGATACAAACTATACAGGTCGTGTTGAATACAGCTGTGGAGAGATCCATTGTCAACATCTGAGATGTCATGGAACCTGTACCTTGAGAATCAAAGACCTGAGACATAGTGACTCTGCTGTCTACAAGTTTAGGTTCACAACAAGGCACGCCAGGCAATATACTGGTGACCCTGGAGTCACGTTATCTGTAACAG ATCTCCGGGTGAAGGTGTCCATTCCTTCCCCTGTAAGCAGTCCTGACTGGACAAAGCTGGAGTGTCTCAGTACGTGTGATCTAGCTGGTGACCCTACCTACATCTGGTTTAGGAATGGATTTAATGTAGGAGATGGAAAGTGGTACTGGAACCAACCTGAGGGTGGAGAAATCTTTTCATGTGCTGTTGAAGGATACGAACATCTCCGCTCTCCTGTAGTGT caCTTCAGGGTAATAATGGTGAAGGGACAGTTACTTACCCCCAATCCTCTTTGGTCTGCACGTTAAGAGGAGCAACGGCTGACCTCGACAGCACTTATGAATACCCTTACGACGTACAGTACAACCCTACCACAGTCAAAACACTGTGGTTTACTAAAGGAAACAAGTCTCAGCATACTGATCTGTTAAGTGATGCAGACTATACAGGTCGTGTTGAATCCAGCTGTGGAGAGGTCAGCTGCACCGGGTCCAGATGTCATGGAACATGTACCCTGAGAATCAAAGACCTGAGACTGACTGACTCTGCTACCTACAAGTTTAGGTTCACAACAAACCATCCAAAAGGGGAATATCCTGGTGACCCTGAAATGACGTTATCTGTAACAG ATCTCCAGGTGAAGCTGTACTTTCCTTACGCTGTCGATCCTACCTATGCAAAGCTGAATTGTGTCAAAACGTGCGGTCAAGCTGGTGACACTCCCTACATCTGGTTCAAGAATGGACAGAATGTAGGACGGGGAGAGCACTACATGGACTACAGTCAGTCTGGAAACAACTATTCATGTGCTGTTGAAGGATACCATCTCCGCTCTCCTTTAGTGT acgctccaaagaccccctcagtgaccataagtccctctggtgaagtagaggagggcagttcagtgactctgagctgcagcagtgatgccaacccaggaGCTACCTACACCTGGTTCAGGTTAATTACAGATCATTCCTCCAGGGAGACGAAGCAGGGACCATACCTCGTCTTCAGAAGGATCCTGTCTTCAGACTCTGGACGATACTACTGTCTAGTTCAGACTGTGCTAAGGACAACATCTGAGTTGATCAATATTATGGTGAAAT ATGGGCCTAAACACGCATCAGCGTTACcaagtccctctggtgaaataaaggagggcagttcagtgactctgagctgcagcagtgatgccaacccagcagctgagtacacctggttcaagaaCAACCAACCTCTGCTCTGGGAACCAAGTCAACCTCATACCTTCCCCTCAGTCCGCCCTGAAGACAGAGGAACATACCGCTGTCACGCAGAGAACCAATATGGACAACTGGGCTCGAACTCGATATTCATGGATGTCAAGT ACGCTCCAAtgaccccctcagtgaccgtgagtccctctggtgaaatagaggagggcagttcagtgactctgagctgcagcagtgatgccaacccagcagctgagtacacctggttcaaggatCATGGCTCAGTGAGAAAATCAGGGCAGAACCACACCATCACGAATATCACATCTGAGCTTGGAGGAAACTACTACTGCCAAGCTCATAATGAAATCGGACATCATGACACTACCTTTTTGTTCATTAAAG tgacatcatcatcacagaGAGCAATGGTAGCTGTAACAACCATTGGTTTCTTACTGGCCACCATACTCCTCCTTCTCGCCTTCCTATGGATGAG AAAGAGGTCCTCCAGCAAAGTAtgtggacagggaggaaggccagataccgtggaggag GTCTTAGCTCTGAACAATCACTTGGCTGCTGCACCAGAGAGAGAAGAAATAGAAGAGAAAGATGACTTTCACTATGCCATTCCACCCTATGGTCAACATTAA
- the pdss1 gene encoding all trans-polyprenyl-diphosphate synthase PDSS1 isoform X1 has product MAVPWRHCWRWSITNCTKTRLSNYAVFSTLSPRGPGPIAGGAQQEVLPSTHPVNFKYTFPRHKPRKLWPASQLRCCKKIHSDTKLKDPFSLAQKDLAHLYDDIKKELYVSGAELRSLCDYYFDGKGKAFRPMIVVLMARALNIHSNSKGTDLLPGQRSVAMISEMIHTASLVHDDVIDGSDQRRGKSTINDMWGERKAILAGDFILSAASMALARIGNTTVVSVLSQVIEDLVRGEFMQMGSKENENERFKHYLDKTFKKTASLIANSCRAVSILVNSDPEVHEIAFQYGKNVGIAFQLVDDVLDFTACAAHLGKPSAADLKLGLATGPVLFACQQFPELHSMIMRRFSSQGDVERAWQYVLESDGVEQTSYLARHYCDEAVRQVSRLRPSPERDALIRLTEMVLTRDK; this is encoded by the exons ATGGCGGTTCCGTGGAGGCACTGTTGGAGATGGAGCATAACAAACTGCACCAAGACACGGTTATCCAACTATGCGGTGTTCTCCACGCTGTCTCCCCGGGGGCCGGGTCCCATCGCTGGCGGGGCGCAGCAGGAG gtgCTTCCATCAACACACCCGGTGAACTTTAAGTATACATTTCCCAG GCACAAACCGAGGAAGCTGTGGCCTGCGTCTCAGTTGCGCTGTTGTAAGAAGATCCACAGTGACACCAAACTGAAGGACCCCTTCTCGCTCGCCCAGAAAGACCTCGCACATTTATATGACGACATCAAAAAG GAGCTGTATGTGTCCGGGGCGGAGCTCCGGTCTCTGTGTGACTACTACTTCGACGGTAAAGGGAAAGCCTTCCGGCCCATGATAGTGGTGCTGATGGCTCGAGCCCTCAACATCCACAGCAACAGCAAGGG CACTGACCTGCTGCCGGGCCAGCGTTCGGTGGCCATGATCTCGGAGATGATCCACACGGCCAGCCTGGTGCACGACGATGTCATCGACGGGTCGGACCAGCGGCGTGGGAAGAGCACCATCAACGACATGTGGGGCGAGCGCAAG GCCATCCTGGCGGGAGACTTCATCCTATCGGCGGCCTCCATGGCGCTGGCTCGCATCGGGAACACGACGGTGGTGTCGGTGCTGTCGCAGGTCATAGAGGACCTGGTGAGAG GGGAGTTCATGCAGATGGGCTCCAAGGAGAACGAGAACGAGCGCTTCAAGCACTACTTGGACAAGACCTTCAAGAAGACGGCCAGCCTCATCGCCAACAGCTGTCGAGCA GTGTCCATCCTGGTGAACTCTGACCCGGAAGTGCATGAGATAGCGTTCCAGTACGGCAAGAACGTGGGCATTGCGTTCCAG cTGGTGGACGATGTGTTGGACTTCACAGCATGCGCCGCTCACCTGGGGAAGCCGTCGGCGGCCGACCTCAAGCTGGGCCTCGCCACGGGCCCGGTGCTCTTCGCCTGCCAACAG TTCCCTGAGCTCCACTCTATGATCATGAGGCGCTTCTCCTCCCAGGGAGACGTGGAACGCGCCTGGCAGTACGTCCTCGAG AGCGACGGCGTGGAGCAGACTAGCTACCTGGCGAGGCACTACTGCGACGAGGCCGTCCGCCAGGTGAGCAGGCTCCGCCCCTCCCCGGAGCGTGACGCCCTCATCAGGCTCACCGAGATGGTGCTGACCCGGGACAAGTGA
- the pdss1 gene encoding all trans-polyprenyl-diphosphate synthase PDSS1 isoform X2, whose translation MAVPWRHCWRWSITNCTKTRLSNYAVFSTLSPRGPGPIAGGAQQEVLPSTHPVNFKYTFPRHKPRKLWPASQLRCCKKIHSDTKLKDPFSLAQKDLAHLYDDIKKELYVSGAELRSLCDYYFDGKGKAFRPMIVVLMARALNIHSNSKGTDLLPGQRSVAMISEMIHTASLVHDDVIDGSDQRRGKSTINDMWGERKAILAGDFILSAASMALARIGNTTVVSVLSQVIEDLVRGEFMQMGSKENENERFKHYLDKTFKKTASLIANSCRAVSILVNSDPEVHEIAFQYGKNVGIAFQLVDDVLDFTACAAHLGKPSAADLKLGLATGPVLFACQQSRVSDAALHVCSPDGL comes from the exons ATGGCGGTTCCGTGGAGGCACTGTTGGAGATGGAGCATAACAAACTGCACCAAGACACGGTTATCCAACTATGCGGTGTTCTCCACGCTGTCTCCCCGGGGGCCGGGTCCCATCGCTGGCGGGGCGCAGCAGGAG gtgCTTCCATCAACACACCCGGTGAACTTTAAGTATACATTTCCCAG GCACAAACCGAGGAAGCTGTGGCCTGCGTCTCAGTTGCGCTGTTGTAAGAAGATCCACAGTGACACCAAACTGAAGGACCCCTTCTCGCTCGCCCAGAAAGACCTCGCACATTTATATGACGACATCAAAAAG GAGCTGTATGTGTCCGGGGCGGAGCTCCGGTCTCTGTGTGACTACTACTTCGACGGTAAAGGGAAAGCCTTCCGGCCCATGATAGTGGTGCTGATGGCTCGAGCCCTCAACATCCACAGCAACAGCAAGGG CACTGACCTGCTGCCGGGCCAGCGTTCGGTGGCCATGATCTCGGAGATGATCCACACGGCCAGCCTGGTGCACGACGATGTCATCGACGGGTCGGACCAGCGGCGTGGGAAGAGCACCATCAACGACATGTGGGGCGAGCGCAAG GCCATCCTGGCGGGAGACTTCATCCTATCGGCGGCCTCCATGGCGCTGGCTCGCATCGGGAACACGACGGTGGTGTCGGTGCTGTCGCAGGTCATAGAGGACCTGGTGAGAG GGGAGTTCATGCAGATGGGCTCCAAGGAGAACGAGAACGAGCGCTTCAAGCACTACTTGGACAAGACCTTCAAGAAGACGGCCAGCCTCATCGCCAACAGCTGTCGAGCA GTGTCCATCCTGGTGAACTCTGACCCGGAAGTGCATGAGATAGCGTTCCAGTACGGCAAGAACGTGGGCATTGCGTTCCAG cTGGTGGACGATGTGTTGGACTTCACAGCATGCGCCGCTCACCTGGGGAAGCCGTCGGCGGCCGACCTCAAGCTGGGCCTCGCCACGGGCCCGGTGCTCTTCGCCTGCCAACAG TCTCGAGTGAGTGATGCCGCACTCCATGTTTGTAGTCCTGACGGTCTCTGA